The Toxorhynchites rutilus septentrionalis strain SRP chromosome 3, ASM2978413v1, whole genome shotgun sequence genome includes a region encoding these proteins:
- the LOC129778513 gene encoding arrestin domain-containing protein 4-like isoform X2: MNAIYAKIEGSTVVRWNERRPHGHRHRPRQFSNRQDHFNILTQFITAGNGDPTEIAEGRHVYRFSCPLPDTLPTSFEGSYGSIRYTITTVVERPSNQNSTFREALTVLRHVNLNNDPSLRKPKKLELSKSFGWWIFKSDPLNIAVEIPFTGYVPGQYIPVAVRWNNNSSAYISGIRIKLFKNEVYFATDPYEKQRTNSQCVVKIENRDEQKQEQASFQRNLLIPSTPPTSSSNLITIAYELAVYIHISTGEIPEFNVPITVGTIPLLDFPSASAAGDDSDQPPSPPQPPAYGFKVAGTSSDHPPNKAGAPSTSQTATPTASSTEELPPPTYEEAMNVAEVDPQEQDEQPTQEDSLSFIPRYPVYNFGETSDKRQ, from the exons ATGAATG CTATTTACGCCAAAATCGAGGGCTCAACGGTAGTTCGTTGGAACGAAAGACGACCACATGGTCATCGTCATCGCCCAAGACAGTTTAGCAACCGACAGGATCATTTCAACATTCTTACACAATTCATCACCGCGGGGAATGGTGATCCAACCGAGATTGCAGAAGGAAGACACGTTTACAGGTTCAGCTGCCCGCTACCAGACACCCTTCCAACATCTTTCGAAGGCTCGTATGGCAGCATTAGGTACACAATCACCACCGTGGTTGAGAGACCGTCTAATCAGAACTCTACCTTTCGTGAAGCACTCACTGTCCTTCGACATGTCAACCTGAACAACGATCCATCTTtacgaaaaccaaaaaaattagaactgagcaaaagttttggttgGTGGATTTTCAAATCGGACCCATTGAACATTGCGGTAGAAATTCCGTTCACGGGATACGTCCCCGGACAGTACATACCTGTCGCAGTTCGCTGGAATAATAACAGCAGCGCTTATATCAGTGGAATTCGAATAAAACTGTTCAAGAACGAGGTTTATTTCGCGACGGATCCATACGAAAAGCAGCGTACGAATTCTCAGTGTGTcgtcaaaattgaaaatcgagatgAGCAAAAACAAGAACAAGCCAGTTTCCAACGAAATTTGCTGATCCCATCGACCCCACCCACAAGTAGCAGTAATTTGATAACTATAGCCTACGAATTGGCAGTGTATATTCATATTTCAACCGGAGAAATACCGGAGTTCAATGTACCGATTACCGTTGGAACTATTCCACTGTTAGATTTTCCTTCTGCCAGTGCAGCGGGAGACGATTCGGACCAGCCACCTTCTCCTCCGCAGCCACCGGCCTACGGCTTCAAAGTGGCCGGAACGTCTTCCGATCATCCACCAAACAAAGCAGGAGCCCCATCAACATCACAAACCGCGACCCCTACTGCTTCTTCAACCGAAGAGCTTC CACCTCCTACGTATGAGGAGGCAATGAATGTTGCCGAAGTGGATCCACAAGAGCAAGATGAGCAACCAACACAAGAAGACTCGTTATCATTCATTCCGCGCTATCCAGTCTATAACTTTGGCGAAACAAGTGACAAACGCCAGTGA
- the LOC129778917 gene encoding arrestin domain-containing protein 17-like: MGLKDCQIELDNPWNTYYAGQTVNGKVTFTFDSPKKIRGIVIQFCGEAETKWSQTETKTDQEGKQYESTTNLTGQEEYFTIQYYLLGGKNSAEIELGAGTHSYPFTCALPPTLPSSFEGEWGFVRYTVKVTLDRPWKFDQDIKMAFTVISPVDLNQNARVKDPFKLELEKTFCCFCCASGPLSLIVHIPVTGFVSGQTIPLTIECDNASNVGIESVKLTLRKLLAFHVHTPRRETKKKKEVISEISVGPVEAGNSQTWNQNITIPPLPPSNLVNCGIIDVDYDIKVVAVVSGPHANLDGNIPIVLGTVPLSSFQPPPPYTDNPPETDPSMLPTQPVSPASPPNGAGGALGWNIADGGDKLYPNIPPPTFTEAAFKAPNISSKNDSEFTRFVGPSEYAPRYPTYAFTPSAPPANL, from the exons ATGGGTCTGAAAGATTGTCAAATCGAATTGGACAATCCCTGGAACACGTATTATGCCGGCCAGACTGTGAATGGGAAAGTCACGTTCACTTTTGATTCACCGAAAAAGATTCGAG GAATCGTGATCCAGTTCTGCGGAGAAGCGGAGACTAAATGGAGCCAAACCGAGACAAAGACTGACCAGGAGGGAAAGCAGTACGAGTCCACCACCAACCTGACCGGACAGGAGGAGTACTTCACGATCCAATACTACCTGCTGGGTGGGAAAAATAGCGCAGAAATAGAGCTGGGAGCAGGAACCCATAGTTACCCGTTTACATGTGCTCTTCCTCCAACACTGCCATCCTCGTTCGAGGGAGAATGGGGCTTTGTGCGGTACACTGTTAAGGTGACACTGGATCGCCCGTGGAAATTTGACCAGGACATTAAGATGGCATTCACCGTCATCTCGCCCGTCGATCTCAATCAGAACGCTCGTGTTAAGGACCCTTTTAAGTTAGAGCTAGAGAAAACTTTCTGTTGCTTCTGTTGTGCTTCCGGACCGTTGAGTCTTATCGTGCATATTCCGGTGACCGGATTTGTTTCCGGACAAACAATACCTCTGACGATCGAGTGCGATAACGCTAGCAACGTGGGTATTGAATCGGTTAAGTTGACCCTTAGAAAGCTGCTAGCCTTCCATGTGCACACTCCACGTCGCGAGACCAAGAAAAAGAAAGAAGTAATCTCGGAGATTTCTGTTGGTCCTGTAGAGGCCGGTAACAGCCAAACGTGGAATCAAAATATTACGATTCCCCCCCTGCCACCATCGAATCTCGTCAACTGCGGTATCATTGATGTGGATTACGACATCAAAGTGGTGGCGGTCGTATCTGGACCACATGCCAATTTGGACGGGAATATTCCGATTGTACTGGGAACGGTTCCATTGTCGTCGTTCCAACCGCCACCTCCTTACACGGATAATCCTCCGGAAACGGATCCCTCGATGCTGCCAACACAACCGGTTAGTCCGGCGAGTCCCCCGAACGGCGCAGGGGGTGCTCTGGGATGGAATATTGCCGACGGAGGGGATAAACTTTATCCCAACATTC CGCCACCTACATTTACGGAAGCCGCGTTCAAAGCTCCGAACATCTCCAGCAAAAACGACAGCGAATTCACTCGCTTCGTGGGTCCATCGGAGTATGCCCCGCGTTATCCTACGTATGCGTTTACACCCTCAGCGCCGCCAGCGAATTTGTGA
- the LOC129778513 gene encoding arrestin domain-containing protein 3-like isoform X1 encodes MTISCEIKYDSNPQGVFYVGQPLSGSVILQSTGIESVNAIYAKIEGSTVVRWNERRPHGHRHRPRQFSNRQDHFNILTQFITAGNGDPTEIAEGRHVYRFSCPLPDTLPTSFEGSYGSIRYTITTVVERPSNQNSTFREALTVLRHVNLNNDPSLRKPKKLELSKSFGWWIFKSDPLNIAVEIPFTGYVPGQYIPVAVRWNNNSSAYISGIRIKLFKNEVYFATDPYEKQRTNSQCVVKIENRDEQKQEQASFQRNLLIPSTPPTSSSNLITIAYELAVYIHISTGEIPEFNVPITVGTIPLLDFPSASAAGDDSDQPPSPPQPPAYGFKVAGTSSDHPPNKAGAPSTSQTATPTASSTEELPPPTYEEAMNVAEVDPQEQDEQPTQEDSLSFIPRYPVYNFGETSDKRQ; translated from the exons ATGACGATAAGCTGTGAAATCAAATATGATAGCAACCCCCAGGGTGTCTTCTATGTTGGCCAACCATTATCGGGAAGTGTGATACTGCAATCAACAGGGATAGAGTCAGTAAACG CTATTTACGCCAAAATCGAGGGCTCAACGGTAGTTCGTTGGAACGAAAGACGACCACATGGTCATCGTCATCGCCCAAGACAGTTTAGCAACCGACAGGATCATTTCAACATTCTTACACAATTCATCACCGCGGGGAATGGTGATCCAACCGAGATTGCAGAAGGAAGACACGTTTACAGGTTCAGCTGCCCGCTACCAGACACCCTTCCAACATCTTTCGAAGGCTCGTATGGCAGCATTAGGTACACAATCACCACCGTGGTTGAGAGACCGTCTAATCAGAACTCTACCTTTCGTGAAGCACTCACTGTCCTTCGACATGTCAACCTGAACAACGATCCATCTTtacgaaaaccaaaaaaattagaactgagcaaaagttttggttgGTGGATTTTCAAATCGGACCCATTGAACATTGCGGTAGAAATTCCGTTCACGGGATACGTCCCCGGACAGTACATACCTGTCGCAGTTCGCTGGAATAATAACAGCAGCGCTTATATCAGTGGAATTCGAATAAAACTGTTCAAGAACGAGGTTTATTTCGCGACGGATCCATACGAAAAGCAGCGTACGAATTCTCAGTGTGTcgtcaaaattgaaaatcgagatgAGCAAAAACAAGAACAAGCCAGTTTCCAACGAAATTTGCTGATCCCATCGACCCCACCCACAAGTAGCAGTAATTTGATAACTATAGCCTACGAATTGGCAGTGTATATTCATATTTCAACCGGAGAAATACCGGAGTTCAATGTACCGATTACCGTTGGAACTATTCCACTGTTAGATTTTCCTTCTGCCAGTGCAGCGGGAGACGATTCGGACCAGCCACCTTCTCCTCCGCAGCCACCGGCCTACGGCTTCAAAGTGGCCGGAACGTCTTCCGATCATCCACCAAACAAAGCAGGAGCCCCATCAACATCACAAACCGCGACCCCTACTGCTTCTTCAACCGAAGAGCTTC CACCTCCTACGTATGAGGAGGCAATGAATGTTGCCGAAGTGGATCCACAAGAGCAAGATGAGCAACCAACACAAGAAGACTCGTTATCATTCATTCCGCGCTATCCAGTCTATAACTTTGGCGAAACAAGTGACAAACGCCAGTGA
- the LOC129778514 gene encoding arrestin domain-containing protein 3-like, whose amino-acid sequence MSIGCEIKFDENPYGVYFPGQTLAGTVELRLAEVTKVKGVALKISGVAEVKWSETTGTGKTRRTIYYHGRQDYLHSTTYLAGSKEGNTLELLPGIHTYRFSCVLPPNLITSLEADHGHVRYTVKVVLERSWKFEKSYKVAFTVLRHVNLNEELFEIRFPSKMEKAKTFCCGPCRSDPMHITAEIPISGYVPGQTIAVKIDVNNQSRKNMDELSTKLVQIVSFISQTPRCQVKAVSSVIAEARCAGVNGQNKQTYEQHLLIPPMPPTSRSCQVLTINYCVEVEGKISGLGINPRIQIPVTLGTIPLSVRAIPAFGNAMFTTPVLHQPTSAAPEGTVPIEPRIPAELPPPSYEEVISASQTDIQDEGETNEIGWRNYTPRYMVYRFEGSQPEGGSGALTSEK is encoded by the exons ATGTCTATTGGATGTGAAATTAAATTTGACGAGAATCCATACGGTGTGTATTTTCCGGGGCAAACACTTGCAGGAACAGTTGAGCTACGTCTGGCGGAGGTTACCAAGGTTAAAG GAGTCGCCCTGAAGATCAGCGGCGTAGCGGAAGTCAAATGGTCGGAAACCACGGGCACTGGCAAGACACGGCGAACCATTTACTACCATGGTCGGCAGGATTACTTGCACTCTACCACATATCTGGCGGGATCGAAGGAAGGAAACACACTCGAGCTGCTGCCTGGCATACACACGTACCGATTCTCCTGCGTGCTACCACCGAACTTAATAACCTCACTAGAAGCTGACCATGGACACGTACGATATACTGTGAAAGTTGTACTTGAGCGCTCATGGAAGTTTGAAAAGTCTTACAAAGTCGCTTTCACGGTTCTTCGTCACGTAAACTTGAATGAAGAATTGTTCGAAATCCGTTTTCCCTCGAAGATGGAGAAAGCTAAGACATTTTGTTGTGGTCCCTGTCGATCCGATCCTATGCACATAACAGCCGAAATTCCCATTTCCGGTTATGTACCAGGGCAAACGATAGCGGTGAAAATAGACGTCAACAATCAGAGCAGAAAGAACATGGATGAACTCTCCACTAAACTGGTGCAAATAGTTTCCTTCATCAGTCAAACACCACGCTGTCAAGTGAAAGCAGTTTCATCCGTCATAGCGGAGGCTCGTTGTGCCGGAGTGAACGGACAGAACAAACAGACCTACGAACAGCATTTGTTGATACCACCAATGCCACCTACCAGCCGAAGTTGTCAGGTGTTGACAATCAACTATTGTGTCGAGGTCGAAGGCAAAATTTCCGGCCTGGGCATCAATCCAAGAATTCAGATACCTGTAACATTGGGAACGATTCCTCTGTCGGTGAGAGCAATACCAGCATTTGGGAATGCGATGTTTACGACACCAGTGCTTCATCAACCAACCTCAGCCGCTCCAGAAGGAACCGTTCCAATTGAGCCCAGAATTCCTGCAGAACTGC CACCACCAAGTTACGAAGAAGTTATCAGTGCTAGTCAAACCGACATCCAAGACGAGGGAGAAACTAATGAAATTGGATGGAGAAACTACACGCCACGATATATGGTTTATCGATTTGAAGGATCACAGCCTGAGGGTGGTTCAGGAGCATTAACCAGTGAAAAATGA